One Brachybacterium aquaticum genomic region harbors:
- a CDS encoding DEAD/DEAH box helicase yields MTELLPTRQAADLRRAVIDYVTTAISLADPSVASALDAFLTDEDSGIFLGPYLRTRLPFAGGSDVAAARELVPSLPEWFEPYAHQAAAFSRLTTSPQAPGEQDEAGFRLPQPTIVTTGTGSGKTESFLYPVLDHAARARKAGIGGIKALILYPMNALANDQAGRLAKLLTDTPAYQGLSAALYTGEASHDPSTVVTADSLITDREMIRGSAPDVLLTNYKMLDQLLLRRADRPLWEASAASLRYLVLDEFHTYDGAQGTDVGMLLRRLRLVLDQIVPGRVHLTPVATSATLGDGADASTAMLDFARTVFGTDIGENAVITETRFDLDEFVRPSREAVVAAETGAAGEGTALRAQRLPSASSMAFAVGPHLEPGHPVDADQLTVDVLDVLWSADDATASTVAAQHGISTRDLLLAHPLVADLLRSTARATELRDLASTVFPWISDSSVAQDFTTALLAVLSHERARKEAPRNSFPNLEAHLWLREITRVDRIVSTAPTFTWSDALAEDDDRALPAIYCRHCGRSGWGVTTRAVGDDLDLRPDRIRKDSAEKTGRFRALILDVTTTDEDPDATTPETSRRRYLRLASESLDRLGPVEGDPDSDVFRVLVHAGLDADKHANDQTCPACGEKDGIRFLGTRLATLLSVALTSLFGTPGLDLQEKKALVFTDSVQDAAHRAGFVEARSYSLTMRSVIQHALTTEPAPITTLVERMLASATTDEQRYRLLHPTITDSDRLTAFWHQDPERRRGHRTRDMQRATARVAKRLTFDVGLELGLTGQVGRTLLLTGSALAHVRATDTELDQAAERALGTSTLQLDGDDVAVRRRWVRGILERLRTHGAIAHDWLTSFRRDGGPVYRLWGGRPEQDLMPAFPTGRALPQLPSIGRQGARSEFEDATSRSGWYADWSARVLARDRGTTSTFLRPLLDALTDQGVLDVEEATSGGLRSYALVPDRIEACLPAGTAEDGTPVLICDECRETVTGTSTVLAQLQDGPCLRHRCLGTLRTRELRATYYRSLYQGDMRRVVAREHTSLLTTEDRLRYETSFKNSEQAPGTPNVLVATPTLEMGIDIGDLSTVLLASVPKTVASYLQRVGRAGRQTGNALDVTFVAGRGRAAGLYYDPLDLLNGTVRAPGAYLSAQEILRRQLLASVLDTLAGDDRVQPPARTTPVLASAAPGTFLGHVIEEMTQNGEVHVDRFLARFTTGTHSWDGLTDQAREDLRAWALPQDDGGQSQLIASLHTAVARWTASREELRRRRARIQTNLEHLENQPLTDERAEAMAALRAEDLLISAEQDEIGAEPTLTAEEQEKERRRLRGRAGQLSAEVSALDSAHWIGVMERYGLLPNFTLVDDAVALEATVIWQDEDGTWKHDPVSYTRSGAAALTELAPGAHFYAHGRELVVDAVDIGIDGAALKPTAFCPRCGLAHPFEKSQPPQSCPNCHSAEIADAGQHRDVIDLTRVYSTMSRSRTRIGDSRDDREKVQFEQALSVSFHDAKQVQSWNVVGTGFGMRLDRDTTLTRLNLGRPHQVAEKIRISGEERTAPGFLLCAHCGHHDSDTAGNKPQDHQAWCDLRYAREGDNRAALLSRTLKTETVLITLPPEILDDAAGDLLVNLVAALRLGIQMRFGGSIGNLDVDLIAHPNEAGHTAVLLSDTIVGGTGYLFELASARSVWDVLLAGLRALETCPCQDEGLAACHRCLLPYVRPDAYESMRRTTAIEALHVLLGAEDPQPGAMQWTVEEREVELGAVSESSLERRFRNAYIHAMRSIDGADVTTRGSSISVRYDERTFTLESQVDIAGSRPDFVLTWPGSDVKGVAIFTDGREFHATAAKNRVADDAIKRMRLRRAGYLTLSITEADLTEDAARREDLDSDRAQGALPAFVDPVTVRQWADAGAQYRTLEPLLRATPFGLLTEIVTRGKVDRLNTLAAALPVLMVKGGDQSSLTTLGEVSAERIGTELLSGTRPAPFSDPTRLAVAKARDEVAAVGQPGPLRFSLTLVLDDRDEALRRGSSADSWRTWLQLANLAQGDPFGDTLRLTTVSLVEAGIDVTSDGAAAPRIPSAEEPTAQPTREQTEAPTTPTPTPLPADVVAVPELDDAEAGHLSPEWQDALDEAADEIERRLITLVSRYDIEPPIIGDEYGEGTPLEIAWPDRKVGVTAEELSPRERTALEQQGWAIVGPDPENVLAALELTGRGDQ; encoded by the coding sequence ATGACGGAGCTGCTGCCCACCCGGCAGGCCGCGGATCTGCGCCGCGCGGTCATCGACTACGTGACCACGGCGATCTCGCTCGCCGATCCGTCGGTCGCAAGCGCACTCGATGCCTTCCTCACCGATGAGGACTCGGGGATCTTCCTCGGCCCCTACCTGCGCACGCGTCTGCCCTTCGCGGGGGGCAGCGACGTCGCCGCGGCACGGGAGCTGGTGCCGAGCCTGCCGGAGTGGTTCGAGCCCTACGCCCACCAGGCCGCCGCCTTCTCCCGCCTCACCACCAGCCCGCAGGCACCGGGGGAGCAGGACGAGGCCGGGTTCCGGCTCCCACAGCCCACGATCGTCACCACCGGCACCGGCTCCGGCAAGACCGAGTCCTTCCTCTACCCCGTGCTCGACCACGCCGCCCGTGCGCGGAAGGCCGGGATCGGCGGGATCAAGGCACTCATCCTCTACCCCATGAACGCGCTCGCGAACGACCAGGCCGGCCGCCTCGCGAAACTCCTCACAGACACCCCCGCCTACCAGGGCCTCAGCGCCGCGCTCTACACCGGCGAGGCCTCCCACGACCCCTCCACCGTCGTCACCGCGGACTCGCTCATCACCGACCGCGAGATGATCCGCGGCTCCGCCCCGGACGTGCTGCTGACGAACTACAAGATGCTCGACCAGCTGCTGCTGCGCCGCGCCGACCGGCCCCTGTGGGAGGCCTCCGCCGCGTCGCTGCGCTACCTGGTGCTCGATGAGTTCCATACCTACGACGGCGCGCAGGGCACGGACGTGGGCATGCTGCTGCGTCGCCTGCGCCTGGTGCTCGACCAAATCGTGCCCGGCCGCGTGCACCTCACCCCCGTCGCCACCTCCGCCACCCTCGGCGACGGCGCGGATGCGTCGACCGCCATGCTCGACTTCGCACGTACAGTCTTCGGCACCGACATCGGCGAAAATGCCGTGATCACCGAGACCCGCTTCGACCTCGACGAGTTCGTGCGGCCCTCGCGCGAAGCAGTCGTTGCAGCAGAGACGGGTGCGGCGGGGGAGGGAACTGCACTTCGAGCGCAGCGACTTCCTTCGGCGTCTTCCATGGCCTTTGCCGTCGGACCCCACCTCGAACCAGGCCATCCAGTCGACGCCGACCAGCTCACTGTCGACGTGCTCGATGTGCTGTGGTCCGCCGATGATGCGACCGCGAGTACCGTGGCCGCGCAGCACGGCATCTCCACCCGGGACCTCCTGCTCGCCCACCCGCTCGTCGCGGATCTTTTGCGCAGCACCGCTCGTGCGACGGAGCTGCGCGACCTGGCCTCGACGGTCTTCCCCTGGATCTCCGATTCATCTGTCGCCCAGGACTTCACGACAGCTCTCCTCGCGGTGCTCTCCCACGAACGCGCCCGGAAGGAGGCACCGCGCAACTCTTTCCCGAATCTCGAAGCCCACCTCTGGCTGCGCGAGATCACCCGCGTGGACCGCATTGTCAGCACCGCCCCGACTTTCACCTGGTCCGACGCTCTCGCCGAGGACGATGACCGCGCCCTGCCCGCCATCTACTGCCGGCACTGCGGACGCTCCGGCTGGGGCGTCACTACCCGTGCCGTCGGCGACGACCTCGACCTGCGCCCCGACCGCATCCGCAAGGACTCCGCGGAGAAGACCGGACGCTTCCGCGCACTCATCCTCGACGTCACCACCACCGATGAGGACCCTGACGCCACCACTCCTGAGACCTCCCGCCGCCGCTATCTGAGACTCGCCAGCGAATCCCTCGACCGCCTCGGCCCCGTGGAGGGAGACCCGGACTCCGACGTGTTCCGCGTGCTCGTGCACGCCGGCCTCGACGCGGACAAGCACGCCAACGACCAGACCTGCCCGGCCTGCGGCGAGAAGGACGGGATCCGCTTCCTCGGCACACGCCTGGCGACCCTGCTCTCCGTCGCGCTCACCAGTCTCTTCGGCACGCCCGGCCTCGACCTGCAGGAGAAGAAGGCACTCGTCTTCACCGACTCCGTGCAGGACGCCGCCCACCGCGCGGGCTTCGTCGAAGCACGCTCCTACAGCCTCACCATGCGCTCGGTCATCCAGCACGCACTCACCACCGAGCCTGCACCGATCACCACTCTCGTCGAGCGGATGCTCGCCTCCGCCACCACGGACGAGCAGCGCTACCGGCTCCTCCACCCCACGATCACGGACTCCGACCGGCTCACCGCCTTCTGGCACCAGGACCCTGAGCGCCGCCGCGGCCACCGCACCCGCGACATGCAACGAGCCACCGCGCGCGTCGCCAAGCGACTCACCTTCGACGTCGGCCTCGAACTGGGACTCACCGGACAGGTGGGTCGCACCCTGCTGCTCACCGGCTCGGCGCTCGCCCACGTGCGCGCCACCGACACGGAGCTCGATCAGGCCGCGGAACGCGCGCTCGGCACGAGCACACTGCAGCTCGACGGGGACGACGTCGCCGTGCGCCGACGCTGGGTGCGCGGCATCCTCGAGCGCTTGCGCACCCACGGCGCCATCGCCCACGACTGGCTGACGTCCTTCCGCCGCGACGGCGGACCGGTGTACCGCCTCTGGGGAGGACGCCCCGAGCAGGACCTCATGCCCGCGTTCCCCACCGGCCGTGCCCTGCCGCAGCTTCCGAGCATCGGCCGACAGGGCGCTCGCAGCGAGTTCGAGGACGCGACCTCCCGTTCCGGCTGGTACGCGGACTGGAGCGCTCGCGTGCTGGCCCGCGACCGCGGCACCACCTCCACGTTCCTCCGCCCGCTCCTCGACGCCCTCACCGACCAGGGAGTCCTCGACGTCGAGGAGGCCACCAGCGGCGGGCTGCGCAGCTACGCCCTCGTCCCGGACCGCATCGAAGCGTGCCTGCCCGCCGGCACCGCGGAGGACGGCACTCCCGTGCTGATCTGCGACGAATGCCGCGAGACGGTGACCGGCACCAGCACCGTGCTCGCCCAGCTGCAGGACGGACCCTGCCTGCGCCACCGCTGCCTCGGCACGCTCCGGACCCGTGAGCTGCGCGCCACCTACTACCGCAGCCTCTACCAGGGCGACATGCGACGCGTCGTCGCCCGCGAACACACTTCCCTGCTCACCACCGAGGACCGCCTGCGCTACGAGACGTCCTTCAAGAACAGCGAGCAGGCACCCGGCACGCCCAACGTCCTCGTCGCCACCCCCACCCTTGAGATGGGCATCGACATCGGCGACCTCTCGACTGTGCTGCTCGCCTCCGTCCCGAAGACCGTCGCCAGCTACCTCCAGCGCGTGGGACGCGCTGGCCGACAGACCGGCAACGCCCTGGACGTCACCTTCGTCGCCGGCCGTGGGCGCGCAGCTGGCCTCTACTACGACCCCCTCGACCTGTTGAACGGCACCGTTCGCGCACCGGGTGCGTACCTCTCGGCGCAGGAGATCCTCCGACGACAGCTTCTCGCGTCCGTCCTCGACACCCTCGCCGGCGACGATCGTGTCCAGCCTCCTGCTCGCACCACACCCGTGCTGGCGTCCGCAGCGCCGGGCACCTTCCTGGGGCATGTCATCGAGGAGATGACCCAGAACGGGGAGGTGCATGTGGACCGATTCCTCGCGCGCTTCACCACAGGCACTCATTCCTGGGATGGACTCACCGATCAGGCCCGTGAGGATCTGCGGGCCTGGGCACTGCCGCAGGACGATGGTGGTCAGAGCCAGCTCATCGCATCCCTCCACACCGCTGTCGCACGCTGGACGGCGAGCCGGGAGGAGCTGCGCCGCCGACGCGCGAGGATCCAGACCAACCTCGAGCACCTCGAGAACCAGCCGTTGACCGATGAGCGCGCCGAGGCCATGGCAGCGCTTCGCGCCGAGGATCTCCTCATCTCCGCCGAGCAGGACGAGATCGGTGCCGAGCCCACCCTCACCGCCGAGGAGCAGGAGAAGGAACGCCGACGCCTGCGCGGCCGCGCCGGTCAGCTCAGCGCCGAGGTGTCCGCCCTCGACAGCGCCCACTGGATCGGCGTGATGGAGCGCTACGGCCTCCTGCCCAACTTCACCCTGGTCGACGACGCGGTCGCGCTCGAAGCCACCGTGATCTGGCAGGACGAGGACGGCACCTGGAAGCACGACCCCGTGAGCTACACCCGCTCCGGTGCCGCCGCCCTCACCGAGCTCGCGCCTGGCGCCCACTTCTACGCCCACGGCCGCGAGCTCGTGGTCGACGCTGTGGACATCGGCATCGACGGTGCTGCCCTGAAGCCCACCGCGTTCTGCCCGCGCTGCGGCCTCGCCCACCCCTTCGAGAAGAGCCAGCCACCCCAGTCCTGCCCGAACTGCCACAGCGCCGAGATCGCCGACGCCGGCCAGCACCGCGACGTCATCGACCTCACCCGCGTCTACTCGACCATGAGTCGCAGCCGGACCCGCATCGGCGACTCCCGGGACGACCGCGAGAAGGTGCAGTTCGAACAGGCACTCTCCGTCTCCTTCCACGACGCCAAGCAGGTCCAGAGCTGGAACGTGGTCGGCACCGGATTCGGGATGCGCTTGGACCGTGACACTACCCTGACCCGGTTGAACCTCGGCCGCCCCCACCAGGTCGCCGAGAAGATCCGCATCTCCGGGGAGGAGCGCACCGCGCCCGGATTCCTGCTCTGCGCCCACTGCGGCCATCACGACTCCGACACCGCCGGGAACAAGCCCCAGGACCACCAGGCATGGTGCGACCTCCGCTACGCACGCGAGGGCGACAACCGCGCCGCACTCCTCTCGCGCACCTTGAAGACCGAGACCGTCCTCATCACGCTCCCGCCCGAGATCCTCGACGACGCCGCCGGCGACCTGCTCGTGAATCTCGTCGCCGCCCTGCGACTCGGCATCCAGATGCGCTTCGGCGGCAGCATCGGCAACCTCGACGTCGACCTCATCGCCCACCCCAACGAGGCCGGTCACACAGCGGTGCTGCTCTCCGACACCATCGTGGGCGGCACCGGCTACCTCTTCGAGCTCGCCTCCGCGCGCTCCGTCTGGGACGTGCTCCTCGCCGGACTCCGAGCACTCGAGACCTGCCCCTGCCAGGACGAGGGACTCGCCGCATGCCACCGGTGCCTGCTGCCCTACGTCCGGCCCGACGCCTACGAGAGCATGCGCCGCACCACGGCGATCGAAGCGCTCCACGTGCTGCTCGGGGCCGAGGACCCGCAGCCTGGTGCGATGCAGTGGACCGTCGAGGAGCGCGAGGTCGAGCTCGGCGCGGTCTCCGAGTCCTCCCTCGAGCGGCGCTTCCGCAACGCGTACATCCACGCGATGCGCAGCATCGACGGTGCCGACGTCACCACGCGCGGCTCCTCGATCAGCGTCCGCTACGACGAGCGCACCTTCACCCTCGAGAGCCAGGTCGACATCGCAGGCTCGCGCCCCGACTTCGTCCTCACCTGGCCCGGCAGCGACGTGAAGGGCGTCGCCATCTTCACCGACGGCCGCGAGTTCCACGCCACCGCCGCGAAGAACCGCGTCGCCGACGACGCCATCAAGCGGATGCGCCTGCGACGAGCCGGGTACCTGACGCTCTCGATCACGGAAGCGGACCTCACGGAGGACGCCGCGCGGCGTGAGGACCTCGACAGCGACCGTGCACAGGGCGCCTTGCCGGCCTTCGTCGACCCCGTCACCGTCCGCCAATGGGCCGACGCGGGAGCGCAGTACCGTACGCTCGAACCGCTGCTGCGCGCCACCCCCTTCGGTCTCCTCACCGAGATCGTCACCCGTGGCAAGGTCGACCGCCTGAACACGCTGGCCGCGGCCCTCCCCGTCCTGATGGTGAAGGGCGGCGACCAGTCCTCGCTCACCACACTCGGGGAGGTCTCGGCGGAGCGCATCGGCACAGAACTCCTCTCCGGGACGCGACCTGCCCCCTTCTCCGACCCGACACGACTCGCTGTCGCGAAGGCCCGGGACGAGGTCGCTGCCGTGGGACAGCCCGGCCCGCTGCGCTTCAGCCTCACCCTCGTCCTCGACGACCGCGACGAGGCGCTGCGCCGCGGGAGCTCCGCGGACTCCTGGCGCACTTGGCTCCAGCTCGCCAACCTCGCCCAGGGCGACCCCTTCGGTGACACGCTGCGCCTGACCACGGTGAGCCTGGTCGAGGCCGGCATCGACGTGACCTCCGACGGCGCCGCTGCACCGCGGATCCCGTCGGCCGAAGAACCCACCGCGCAGCCCACCCGCGAGCAGACGGAAGCCCCCACGACCCCGACGCCGACGCCGCTGCCCGCGGACGTCGTGGCTGTTCCCGAGCTGGACGACGCCGAGGCCGGGCATCTCTCGCCGGAGTGGCAGGACGCCCTCGATGAGGCGGCGGACGAGATCGAGCGCCGCCTCATCACCCTCGTCTCCCGTTACGACATCGAACCGCCGATCATCGGCGACGAGTACGGCGAGGGGACCCCGCTCGAGATCGCCTGGCCGGACCGCAAGGTCGGCGTCACCGCCGAGGAGCTCTCGCCCCGCGAGCGCACCGCACTCGAACAGCAGGGCTGGGCGATCGTCGGACCCGACCCCGAAAATGTCCTTGCAGCACTGGAGCTGACCGGACGAGGAGACCAATGA